Genomic window (Planctomycetota bacterium):
CTTTAGCAGGCTTCCAACACGTGGCTCACCCGGGGACGATTCACCCGCGCGAGATCGGCTACGACGTGCTCCTCAACCACGACGACGAGGGCATTTACCACGAGCCGCGCGTCACCGATGCGGCCGTCGATTTCCTGGAGCAGCGTCACGATCGGCCGTTCTTTCTGGATGTCGGTTACTTCGAGACGCATCGAAACTTTGACGACCCGAACCACGCCTTCACGAAGCGTCGTCATCCACCGGCCGACGCGCGCTATGTCCGCCCGCCGCCGATGTTGCCCGACCTGCCTGAGATTCGACAGGACTGGGCCAATTTCAGGGAAGCAGCGGCCATCTTCGACCGCAACGTCGGACGCATCCTCGAGACCATCGATCGACGCGGGCTCCGCGACGAGACGCTTGTGGTGGTCACGACCGACCACGGCCTGCCACTGCCGATGTGCAAGGCAACCCTCAGCGACGGCGGGCTGGGCGTGATGCTTCTGCTTCGGGGACCCAGCGACTCCGGCTTCGCCGGTGGGCGCGTCGCCGACACGCTCGTCAGCCACATCGACCTTTACCCGACGCTCTGCCGCGTTGCCCAGACGACGCCCCCGGCCGGCCACCATGGCTTCGACCTGCACGCACTGCTCAACGACAACGCTCCGCCCCGTCAGTGGATCTTCGGCGAGATGAACGAGCATAGCGGACCCGCGCGTCAGCGCTGCGTTCGTTCGGCGCGCTACAAGTTCGTCCGCTTGTTCCCCGATTCTCCCGAGCAGCTCAAAGACTGGCCATGGCAATGCGACGACGGCCCGACCGCCTCTGTCCTCGACGAGGCCGGCATGGGCGATCGCGTGCCGGACATCGAACAGTTCTACGACTTGCACCTCGACCCGCTCGAACAACGCAACCTCGTAGCAGATTCCAAGCTACGAGAAATGCTTCACGTGCATCGAAACCAACTTTACAATTGGATGCAAGAAACCGGTGACCCGCTTTACCTGCGAAGACAAAAATAGTAAAGCGACAGCATTCGTAGTCTTCGATATTATTCAGCTCATTTGCTTTCATGTTCTACTTATTGATAGCTCCCAGTAATAAGTTGGTGTGCCCCGTTGCCTCGATCTAGTTGATAGCGCGTTTTGTTGCTCGCCGCGGGCCTTGGCATAGCGCACGCCGCATTCACGGCACGCGGCCACTGCCTCGATCGCCGGCGAGCAGCTTGGCGATCTCGGCGCGCATTAGCGGCGAAGCGGCGGGGGGCTTGCTCGTCAGGAGGCGGAGCATCGCGGGGCGGTCGGCGTGCAGCTCGGCGACGCGCGCGGCGGCCCAGTCGACGACGTCGGCGGGGAGCTGGTCGAAGGCGGTCAGACTTGGGTCCGCCTCGGTGTTTGTGCGGTCGCCGCGCGGTGGGAGTTGGTCGCCGGCGAGGGGTTTTGGCGGCGTGGCCGAGTCCGAAACAATCTCGGCGGCTCCCGCACTTCGCCCAGCTTGCCGCGATGAGGCGTTGAGCGTCGCGTCCGACACGTTGTCCCCGCGGCCGCCGTCGCGCGGCGGGGCGTCGTTCGGGGTCTTCGCCTCCTCGCGCAGACGCCATCGGATGAACCCGGTCGCGCAGCGAAGCTTGCCGCCAGCGTCGAGTTGACGCGCATCGTCCATCGCCCGGCTTGTGGCGGCGGCACCCGACTCGGCAAGCAGCTCGATCGCCTCGGCGGGCTCGAAGCCCCATCGGTTGAGCATCTCGGCGAGTCGTTGCGACTCTGGGTCTGCATCTGGGGTGCGTGGAGCTCCCAAGCCCCCGCCCACCCCTGATCTTGGGGTATTGGTCTTGGAGATGTCTCTCAGATGTGGTTCCGCCGGGAACCCCGGCCCAGCCTTCTCCTGGACCGCCAGTCGGGCCTGGCGTGAACCGGATGCCCGCTCACCCTTGGACCGGGAGGGGGTTCTGGGCTGGACCCCCTCGGGGTCGCGTGGCTCGGGCACGAGCAGCTCGTAGACGTTGGGCCGGTTCTTGCCGTCGGCGCCGACGCCGCCTTGGCTGACGACGGTGATAAGTCGTTGCTCTTGAAGGGCTTTGAGGCCGCGTTTGACGCTGGATCGGCTGAGGCCCGTCATGCGAATGAGGCTCGCCACGCCGACTTTCGAACGGTGGGGCGGACGGCTGTCGGCGAGGCGCACCAAGGGCAGGTAGACGGTGCGCGCAGGATCGGTGAGCGTGGCCCACAAGCCGTTGTCGATCACACGGTTAAAGAACTTCGAGAAGCCGCCGGGCGTGGTGGTGTGCGACGTCTGCTGCGCGGGTTGGCCGACGGTGACGTGGACGGGCTCGTCGCCGGTTTCGACCTCAATGCGGTGCGTGTGTCGCTCCGCCGATGCAACCTGTTGATCTGCAATAGCCTCTGTGGCCGCGAGTCGGCCGGTTCGTCGGGTTGAGGCTGGTCGGGCGCGAGGCATGGCGTCGGTCGGGGTGTCGGCTCCCGCGGGCAACATGCATCGCGGATGGCGTGGATCAGCACATGCCGAACCACAACCCGTGGTGGTTGCCGAGGGGTGGCGGGTTCTACCGCGCTGGGCGTTGCCGGCCCGCGCGAATCGGCCGGGCGCGACAAGACGTCGTGGCTGGGCGAAGCGGTGTTAGGGCGACAGGTTGGCGGGGTGCTGTTGACTGCCTGTTAAACACGGCGGGCGCGGCGGGATAGGCGGGCACGCGGTGCCTCGGCAGTGTCAGCTGTCGCTCGATAGAGAGATGGAAACTTTGCCCAGCAACGGGTTAGACGGGGACAGTCGGTCGATCGCGATCTTGAAGACCGCGAGCATCGGCGTGGCGAGGATCATGCCGACGATCCCCCAGATCGCCCCCAGCAGCAGCAGCGCGAGCATGACGGCCACGGGTGAGAGCTGCAGCCGATCGCCCAACATCTTGGGGGCCACGATGTTACCGAGGACGAACTGGATGACGGCTGGGATGATCAGTGCCGCGACGATCGCGGCGGTCGAGAGGTCTTGGCCGAAGAGGATCATCGGCACCGGCAGCAGCGTCGCCACGGCCGAGCCGACGGTCGGGATGAAGTTGAGTGCGAACGCGAGCAGCCCAAAGAGCCAGGCGAGCTTAACGCCTAGCAGCCAAAGCGTTAGGCCGGTGAGGAAGCCCGTCGCGAGGCTGACGACGAAGGTGACAGAGAGGTAGGCCTGGATGCGACGCTCGATTTGGCCGCGCACGCTGTCGGCCGGGACGGGCTTGTCGCCCCGGCCCAGCAGCAGGAAGAGCAGGAAGACGCCGACCAGGCCTGCGTTGGAGACGAGCGTCAGCATCCCGCTGCCGGCGCTGCCGACGAACGGGAGCAGCGCGCGGAAGCCCTCGGGTCCGCCGTAGACGGTGATCTCGGCGATGAGGTCGGCGCGGGTGGCGTCGTCGAGCTCGACGGGCAGGCGATCGAGGACATAAACGGTCGTTTTTCCCAGAGGATCTTCATATTCCGCGATCGCCGAGACCGCGCGGGTCGCAATTGGCAGCACCGCCAGCAAGGCCGCCGCCAGCGCGACGAGGCCCGCAGCGAAGGTGACGGAGACCGCGACAGGCCTTGGCCAGCGGAGCCGGCGGACCTGGTAGTCGACCAGCGGGTTGAGCATCAGCGCGATGAAGATCGCCAGCACGAACGGCACCAGCACGCCCTTGAGCAGGTACATCGCACCCAAAACCCCGAGCGCCGCCAGGACGAGCAGAGCGGCGGCGGTGAGGTCGACGTCGGGTCGGCGTGCGGGCGTGGCGGCTTCGGTCATCGGCTGATCGTGCGAAAAGCCTGAAACCTAGCAGATCTCAGGTCGCCGTGTTGAGCTGCGCGGCTCAGTAGCGGACGTCGCTGCTGGTCTCGACCTGGATCGGCGGGAGGTCGAGCTGCTGGCGAAGCGGATCGAGAATCGCGCTGGTCGAGCTGGTGCCGATGCGGCTGCAACCGATTGAGCGGACCAGCTCCGCGCGCTCCAGCGTCCGCACGCCCCCGCTGGCCTTGACCTGGACGGCTGGCGGGCAGGCGGCGCGCATGAGGCGAAGGTCCTCGTCGGTCGCACCGACGGCGACGCCTTCGGGCGGGACGCCGAAGCCGGTGGAGGTCTTGACCCAGTCGACGCCGGCCTCGGAAGAGAGCTGGCAGAGCCGACGCTTCTCGTCATCGGTCAGGTAGCAACACTCGAAGATTGCCTTGATTTTCGCACCTTCTGCGTGCCCGGCCTCGGTGACGGCGCGCATGTCGTCAGCGACGAATGACCAGTCGCCGGTCTTTGCGCGGCTGACGTTGACGACGAAGTCGAGCTCCTTCGCCCCGTCGCGCGCGGCTTCGGTCGCCTCGGTCACCTTCGCGGCGGTGCGGGACGAGCCGTGGGGGAAGCCGATGACGACGCACGCCACCGACGACGAGCCGGCGAGTCGCTCGGCAGCCTCTGCGGCGAAGTGGGGCATCACGCAGCAGCTGGCGCACCCGTAGGCCTTGACCAGATCGCAGCCGGCGAGCATGTCGGCCGAGGTGGCGTCAGGCTTGAGGACGGCGTGGTCGATCATCTGAGCGATGTCGTCGTAGCGGCTCATGCTGGAGGGTACGAGCTCCATGAAAAGCGGCGGCCGGACCGATGGGTCCGACCGCCGCGGCAGTCTCTCCCCACAGCGGGGGACGGGACGTCG
Coding sequences:
- the deoC gene encoding deoxyribose-phosphate aldolase, giving the protein MSRYDDIAQMIDHAVLKPDATSADMLAGCDLVKAYGCASCCVMPHFAAEAAERLAGSSSVACVVIGFPHGSSRTAAKVTEATEAARDGAKELDFVVNVSRAKTGDWSFVADDMRAVTEAGHAEGAKIKAIFECCYLTDDEKRRLCQLSSEAGVDWVKTSTGFGVPPEGVAVGATDEDLRLMRAACPPAVQVKASGGVRTLERAELVRSIGCSRIGTSSTSAILDPLRQQLDLPPIQVETSSDVRY
- a CDS encoding sulfatase — protein: MNIVYLHSHDTGRFIQPYGYDVPTPALQSLAEDGVLFRNAFAASPTCSPSRAALLTGQYPHECGMLGLAHRGWKLTDYRRHLAPTLSRAGYTSALAGFQHVAHPGTIHPREIGYDVLLNHDDEGIYHEPRVTDAAVDFLEQRHDRPFFLDVGYFETHRNFDDPNHAFTKRRHPPADARYVRPPPMLPDLPEIRQDWANFREAAAIFDRNVGRILETIDRRGLRDETLVVVTTDHGLPLPMCKATLSDGGLGVMLLLRGPSDSGFAGGRVADTLVSHIDLYPTLCRVAQTTPPAGHHGFDLHALLNDNAPPRQWIFGEMNEHSGPARQRCVRSARYKFVRLFPDSPEQLKDWPWQCDDGPTASVLDEAGMGDRVPDIEQFYDLHLDPLEQRNLVADSKLREMLHVHRNQLYNWMQETGDPLYLRRQK
- a CDS encoding AI-2E family transporter; this translates as MTEAATPARRPDVDLTAAALLVLAALGVLGAMYLLKGVLVPFVLAIFIALMLNPLVDYQVRRLRWPRPVAVSVTFAAGLVALAAALLAVLPIATRAVSAIAEYEDPLGKTTVYVLDRLPVELDDATRADLIAEITVYGGPEGFRALLPFVGSAGSGMLTLVSNAGLVGVFLLFLLLGRGDKPVPADSVRGQIERRIQAYLSVTFVVSLATGFLTGLTLWLLGVKLAWLFGLLAFALNFIPTVGSAVATLLPVPMILFGQDLSTAAIVAALIIPAVIQFVLGNIVAPKMLGDRLQLSPVAVMLALLLLGAIWGIVGMILATPMLAVFKIAIDRLSPSNPLLGKVSISLSSDS